In Portunus trituberculatus isolate SZX2019 chromosome 46, ASM1759143v1, whole genome shotgun sequence, a single window of DNA contains:
- the LOC123520089 gene encoding uncharacterized protein K02A2.6-like: MAAATVAALNFDDCHTLDKEWVLQTSHQDPVYQLLVAKVLAGNWHPHRAQEIECLRPFFSVRDRLSVSRGLVTYTYDQGHVHLVILEGLCHQVAANLHASHQGLDSMLRRTRQMVHWPGLEGDLQYHQSSCDVCNAHTPSQPPEPLILTPAPEYPFHQTVVYVFQLDGCSYLAYTDRLTGWVEVAQLPSSTTSNKIMSQLRLYFVRWGAPEQVSTDGRTNLVSEEMTEFFKRWGVTVHPSSAHYLQSNGRAVPLSCPCTISEGGKL; this comes from the coding sequence ATGGCTGCAGCCACAGTGGCAGCCCTGAACTTCGACGACTGTCACACCCTTGACAAGGAATGGGTCCTCCAAACATCACACCAGGACCCAGTATATCAGCTGTTGGTGGCCAAGGTGCTGGCAGGCAACTGGCATCCCCACAGAGCCCAGGAGATTGAATGCCTGCGGCCGTTCTTCAGCGTCAGGGACAGGCTGTCGGTGTCACGTGGCCTGGTGACCTACACATACGACCAGGGACACGTGCATCTAGTTATTCTTGAGGGGCTTTGCCATCAAGTGGCAGCAAACCTGCATGCAAGCCACCAGGGCCTGGATTCCATGCTGAGAAGGACCAGGCAGATGGTGCACTGGCCAGGCCTGGAAGGGGACTTACAGTACCACCAGTCTTCCTGCGACGTTTGCAACGCCCACACACCATCACAGCCCCCTGAGCCACTGATCCTCACGCCAGCCCCTGAGTATCCTTTCCATCAGACAGTGGTGTATGTCTTCCAGCTGGACGGGTGCTCGTACTTGGCTTATACTGACAGGTTGACTGGTTGGGTAGAGGTAGCGCAGCTGCCCAGTAGTACAACCTCGAACAAGATTATGAGCCAGCTGAGGCTCTACTTCGTGAGATGGGGCGCGCCAGAGCAGGTATCAACAGATGGCAGGACCAATTTGGTGAGTGAGGAGATGACGGAGTTCTTCAAGAGATGGGGTGTCACTGTACATCCTTCCTCAGCTCACTACCTGCAAAGCAACGGGCGTGCAGTACCATTATCATGCCCCTGCACAATCTCCGAGGGAGGGAAATTGTAG